One window of Cryobacterium arcticum genomic DNA carries:
- the lexA gene encoding transcriptional repressor LexA — MDVIQRSVRDRGYPPSMREIGDAVGLSSLSSVTHQLHQLQLSGYLRRDPNRPRALEVLIEVPQSGDDVVPGAPDDYQAGIQVGDAAMVPLVGRIAAGIPIMADQQIDEIFPLPRQLVGKGELFMLKVVGESMIDAAICDGDWVVIRQQKTAENGEIVAAMLDGEATVKVFRQRDGHTWLLPRNTNFEPILGDYAEVLGKVVAVLRSV; from the coding sequence ATGGACGTCATCCAGCGCTCGGTGCGTGACCGCGGGTATCCGCCGAGCATGCGGGAGATCGGCGACGCCGTGGGCCTCTCGTCCCTGTCGAGCGTGACGCACCAGCTCCACCAGCTGCAGCTGAGCGGGTACCTGCGCCGCGACCCGAACCGGCCGCGCGCGCTCGAGGTGCTCATCGAGGTCCCCCAGTCCGGCGACGATGTCGTGCCCGGCGCACCCGACGACTATCAGGCCGGCATCCAGGTCGGTGACGCGGCGATGGTGCCCCTCGTCGGCCGTATCGCCGCCGGTATCCCGATCATGGCCGACCAGCAGATCGACGAGATCTTCCCGCTCCCCCGCCAGCTGGTGGGCAAGGGCGAGCTGTTCATGCTCAAGGTGGTCGGTGAGTCGATGATCGACGCCGCGATCTGCGATGGCGACTGGGTCGTCATCCGCCAGCAGAAGACGGCCGAGAACGGCGAGATCGTCGCCGCGATGCTCGACGGTGAGGCCACCGTCAAGGTGTTCCGCCAGCGCGACGGCCACACCTGGCTGCTGCCCCGGAACACCAACTTCGAGCCCATCCTGGGCGACTACGCCGAGGTCCTCGGCAAGGTCGTCGCCGTGCTCCGGTCGGTCTAG
- a CDS encoding LysM peptidoglycan-binding domain-containing protein: MSAAYALKPGSGTGGSNTSRPNAPRLSIVGDSREHATQFASAPRTHLRLTRRGRIVFTTLAALPLVLGSIVVAVNGGVAAAEGTTGVGAAAFDYVTIESGQSLWQLAESIAPTQDPRDVIADIVNLNQLPSDAVQPGQRLALPAGY; encoded by the coding sequence ATGAGCGCAGCATACGCACTAAAGCCCGGTTCGGGTACCGGAGGTTCGAACACTTCTCGCCCGAACGCCCCACGGCTGAGCATCGTCGGCGACAGCCGCGAGCACGCCACCCAGTTCGCATCCGCCCCGCGCACCCACCTGCGGCTCACCCGCCGCGGCCGGATCGTCTTCACGACCCTCGCGGCACTGCCGCTGGTGCTCGGTTCCATCGTCGTCGCCGTCAACGGCGGCGTCGCTGCCGCAGAGGGCACGACCGGAGTCGGAGCGGCAGCGTTCGACTACGTCACCATCGAATCCGGGCAGTCGCTCTGGCAGCTGGCCGAGTCCATCGCCCCCACCCAGGACCCGCGCGACGTGATCGCCGACATCGTCAACCTTAACCAGCTGCCGTCCGACGCCGTGCAGCCCGGCCAGCGCCTGGCCCTCCCCGCCGGCTACTGA
- a CDS encoding histidinol-phosphate transaminase, which translates to MTSLDDLPLRANLRGQIPYGAPQLHVPVALNVNENTHPIPPAVAADIAQALAAAILTVNRYPDREFTQLRDDLAGYLGHGLTRDNIWAANGSNEVLQQVLQAFGGPGRSLLGFAPTYSMYSILASGTDTRWIAGGRDADYELSPETAARWVRETSPDIVFLCSPNNPTGTPLSLATIEAVYDATDGIVVVDEAYAEFAPAGTESALSLLPGRERLLVSRTMSKAFAFAGVRLGYLAADPAVTDALRLVRLPYHLSALTQAAAVAALAHTGEMLAMVDDIRVQRDRLVAELSALGFNPLRSGSNFVLFGGVTDPHATFEALLAEGILIRDVGIPGHLRVSAGTEAETSAFLAAIARLRPAAE; encoded by the coding sequence GTGACCAGCCTCGACGACCTGCCCCTGCGCGCCAACCTCCGCGGACAAATCCCTTACGGTGCACCGCAGTTGCACGTACCGGTGGCGCTGAACGTGAACGAGAATACCCACCCGATTCCGCCGGCTGTCGCCGCGGACATCGCGCAGGCCCTCGCCGCAGCGATCCTGACCGTGAACCGCTACCCCGACCGGGAGTTCACCCAGCTGCGCGACGACCTCGCCGGCTACCTCGGCCACGGCCTCACCCGCGACAACATCTGGGCGGCCAACGGCTCCAACGAGGTGCTGCAGCAGGTGCTGCAGGCCTTCGGCGGACCGGGCCGGTCCCTGCTCGGCTTCGCGCCGACCTATTCGATGTACTCGATCCTCGCCTCCGGCACCGATACCCGCTGGATCGCCGGCGGCCGGGACGCCGACTACGAGTTGTCCCCGGAGACCGCCGCGCGCTGGGTGCGCGAGACCTCGCCCGACATCGTTTTCCTCTGCTCCCCGAACAACCCCACCGGAACACCCCTGTCGCTGGCCACGATCGAAGCGGTCTACGACGCCACCGACGGCATCGTCGTGGTCGACGAGGCGTACGCCGAATTCGCCCCCGCCGGCACGGAGAGTGCGCTCAGCCTGCTGCCCGGGCGTGAACGCCTGCTGGTCTCCCGCACCATGAGCAAGGCCTTCGCCTTCGCGGGAGTGCGCCTGGGCTACCTCGCCGCCGACCCGGCCGTCACGGATGCGCTCCGCCTGGTCCGCCTGCCCTACCACCTGTCCGCGCTCACCCAGGCGGCGGCCGTGGCCGCGCTCGCCCACACCGGCGAGATGCTCGCCATGGTCGATGACATCCGGGTGCAACGCGACCGCCTGGTGGCCGAACTCAGCGCCCTCGGCTTCAACCCGCTCCGCAGCGGCAGCAACTTCGTGCTCTTCGGCGGGGTCACCGACCCGCACGCCACCTTCGAAGCTCTACTCGCCGAGGGAATCCTCATCCGCGACGTCGGCATCCCCGGTCACCTGCGCGTATCGGCCGGCACAGAAGCCGAGACCAGCGCCTTCCTGGCGGCCATCGCACGGCTGCGCCCGGCAGCCGAATAA
- the hisB gene encoding imidazoleglycerol-phosphate dehydratase HisB codes for MTNVTPSPRRAHIQRETSESSIDLSIDLDGTGVSDIHTSVPFYDHLLTAFAKHSLTDLTVHAKGDIEIDVHHTVEDIGIVLGQAIKQALGDKSGISRYGDALVPLDEALVQAVVDISGRPYLVHTGEPAGFEFHLIGGHFTGSMVRHVFEAIAFNAALTVHVTVVGGRDPHHIAEAEFKAFARAFRQAKAYDALVSGIPSTKGAL; via the coding sequence ATGACCAACGTCACGCCCTCGCCTCGCCGTGCCCACATCCAGCGCGAAACGAGCGAATCGAGCATCGACCTGTCGATCGACCTCGACGGCACCGGGGTGAGCGACATCCACACCAGCGTGCCGTTCTACGACCACCTGCTCACGGCGTTCGCGAAGCACTCGCTGACCGACCTCACCGTGCACGCCAAGGGCGACATCGAGATCGATGTGCACCACACCGTCGAGGACATCGGCATCGTGCTCGGCCAGGCCATCAAGCAGGCCCTCGGCGACAAGTCCGGCATCTCCCGGTACGGCGACGCTCTCGTGCCGCTGGACGAAGCGCTCGTGCAGGCCGTCGTCGACATCTCCGGCCGCCCCTACCTCGTGCACACCGGCGAGCCGGCCGGCTTCGAATTCCACCTCATCGGAGGCCACTTCACCGGATCCATGGTGCGGCACGTCTTCGAGGCAATCGCCTTCAACGCCGCGCTCACCGTGCACGTCACCGTGGTCGGCGGCCGCGACCCGCACCACATCGCCGAAGCGGAGTTCAAGGCCTTCGCCCGCGCCTTCCGCCAGGCCAAGGCGTACGACGCGCTGGTCTCCGGCATCCCGTCCACCAAGGGCGCCCTATGA
- the hisH gene encoding imidazole glycerol phosphate synthase subunit HisH, whose product MTSVVVLDYGTGNVHSAVKALELAGADVTLTGDRKLALEADGLLVPGVGAFSAVMTALNDAHGGDIIDKRLSGGRPVMGICVGMQVMFEHGVERGIESEGLGEWPGTVTALPAPVLPHMGWNTVTPDPDSVLFRGLEEERFYFVHSYAAQEWTLDVMPPFPVPRLTWATHGAPFLAAVENGPLTATQFHPEKSGDAGIRLLSNWLGTLRD is encoded by the coding sequence ATGACCAGCGTCGTCGTGCTCGACTACGGCACCGGCAATGTGCACTCGGCCGTCAAGGCGCTCGAGCTGGCCGGCGCCGACGTCACCCTGACCGGTGACCGGAAGCTCGCGCTCGAGGCCGACGGCCTGCTGGTGCCCGGCGTCGGCGCGTTCAGCGCGGTGATGACGGCGCTCAACGACGCCCACGGCGGCGACATCATCGACAAGCGCCTCTCCGGCGGCCGCCCGGTGATGGGCATCTGCGTGGGCATGCAGGTCATGTTCGAACACGGGGTCGAGCGCGGCATCGAGTCCGAGGGCCTCGGCGAATGGCCGGGAACCGTCACGGCGCTGCCCGCCCCGGTGCTGCCGCACATGGGCTGGAACACCGTCACGCCCGACCCCGACTCCGTGCTCTTCCGCGGCCTGGAGGAGGAGCGGTTCTACTTCGTGCACTCCTACGCCGCCCAGGAGTGGACGCTCGACGTGATGCCGCCCTTCCCCGTTCCCCGCCTCACCTGGGCCACCCACGGCGCACCGTTCCTGGCCGCGGTCGAGAACGGCCCGCTGACGGCCACCCAGTTCCACCCCGAGAAGAGCGGCGACGCCGGCATCCGCCTGTTGTCGAACTGGCTCGGCACGCTGCGCGACTAG
- the priA gene encoding bifunctional 1-(5-phosphoribosyl)-5-((5-phosphoribosylamino)methylideneamino)imidazole-4-carboxamide isomerase/phosphoribosylanthranilate isomerase PriA — protein sequence MSEFNKTPKLVLLPAVDVADGKAVRLTQGEAGTETNYGDPMDAALDWANQGAEWIHLVDLDAAFGRGNNTGVLKKVIKQLRGVNVELSGGIRDDESLEAALNTGVKRINLGTAALENPEWAASVIAQYGDAIAVGLDVRGTTLAARGWTKDGGDLWQVLERLEEAGCTRYVVTDVTKDGTLKGPNIELLREVMERTHRPVIASGGIASLDDIAALRELVPLGLEGAIVGKALYAGAFTLAEALDVSGA from the coding sequence ATGAGCGAGTTCAACAAAACCCCGAAGCTGGTCCTCCTGCCGGCCGTCGACGTCGCCGACGGCAAGGCCGTGCGGCTCACCCAGGGTGAGGCCGGCACTGAGACCAACTACGGCGACCCGATGGATGCCGCGCTCGACTGGGCCAACCAGGGCGCCGAGTGGATCCACCTCGTCGACCTTGACGCAGCGTTCGGGCGGGGTAACAACACCGGCGTGCTCAAGAAGGTCATCAAGCAGCTCCGCGGCGTGAACGTGGAACTCTCCGGCGGCATCCGCGACGACGAGTCGCTCGAGGCGGCCCTGAACACCGGTGTCAAGCGCATCAACCTGGGTACCGCCGCCCTGGAGAACCCGGAGTGGGCCGCCAGCGTGATCGCGCAGTACGGCGACGCTATCGCCGTCGGGCTCGACGTGCGCGGCACGACCCTCGCCGCCCGCGGCTGGACCAAGGACGGCGGCGACCTGTGGCAGGTGCTCGAGCGGCTCGAGGAAGCCGGGTGCACCCGCTACGTCGTCACCGACGTCACCAAGGACGGCACCCTCAAGGGACCGAACATCGAACTGCTGCGCGAGGTCATGGAGCGCACCCACCGGCCCGTGATCGCATCCGGCGGCATCGCCAGCCTGGACGACATCGCGGCGCTCCGTGAGCTCGTTCCGCTGGGCCTTGAGGGCGCCATTGTGGGCAAGGCCCTGTATGCGGGCGCGTTCACGCTCGCCGAGGCGCTGGATGTCTCCGGCGCATAA
- a CDS encoding SseB family protein: MSPAHNLGSTGRPEGGADSAGQPWAGRSLDHADFGDDDGLAPPALLDALQRFRSRELGEEGVIDALRSARLLIPLVTALGADDGQADVVGEHGLRIDKTQELSIITVAGPDGRAVLPVFSSAAAMRRWNTEARPVPADAARVALAAAQEDTDLVVLDPTADTEFVVRRPALWAIAQSAPWTPSYASRQVAAAFEESITTELAALSVSLTAGDPQARLAGPELIVRLELVDGLSRADLDATLARLAARWAADDVIATGVDSLRVQLVASA, from the coding sequence ATGTCTCCGGCGCATAACCTCGGCTCCACCGGCCGGCCGGAGGGCGGGGCGGACTCCGCCGGCCAGCCCTGGGCCGGCCGCTCGCTCGACCACGCCGACTTCGGCGACGACGACGGCCTGGCCCCGCCGGCGCTGCTCGACGCGCTGCAGCGGTTCCGCTCCCGGGAACTGGGGGAGGAGGGCGTGATCGACGCCCTCAGGTCGGCGCGCCTGCTCATCCCGCTGGTCACCGCTCTGGGCGCCGACGACGGGCAGGCCGACGTGGTCGGGGAGCACGGGTTGCGGATCGACAAGACCCAGGAACTGTCCATCATCACGGTGGCCGGGCCGGACGGCCGGGCCGTGCTGCCGGTGTTCTCCTCGGCCGCCGCGATGCGCCGCTGGAACACCGAGGCCAGGCCGGTTCCCGCCGATGCCGCCCGCGTGGCCCTCGCCGCCGCGCAGGAGGACACCGACCTCGTGGTGCTCGACCCCACCGCCGACACCGAGTTCGTCGTGCGCCGGCCCGCGCTCTGGGCGATAGCGCAGTCCGCACCGTGGACCCCCAGCTACGCCAGCCGCCAGGTTGCCGCCGCGTTCGAAGAGTCCATCACGACCGAACTCGCCGCGCTGTCGGTGAGCCTCACCGCCGGGGACCCCCAGGCCCGGCTGGCCGGCCCTGAACTCATCGTGCGCCTGGAGCTCGTCGACGGCCTCAGCCGCGCCGACCTCGACGCCACCCTGGCCCGCCTCGCCGCCCGCTGGGCCGCCGACGACGTGATCGCCACGGGCGTCGACTCCCTGCGCGTGCAGCTCGTCGCCTCCGCCTGA
- a CDS encoding DEAD/DEAH box helicase, whose translation MTEILQRLSPATRTWFTGAFDAPTEAQLGAWDAISRGSHTLVVAPTGSGKTLAAFLWALDRLYSASTGEAAVTDAATGVAPASTDTGTRVLYISPLKALGVDVERNLRAPLVGIGQAAERLGLAPVRVTVGVRSGDTPAADRRTLVKTPPEILITTPESLFLMLTSAARETLRGVDTVIIDEIHAVAASKRGAHLAVSLERLDALLAKPAQRIGLSATVRPASEVARFLGGQAPVEIVAPKNEKRFDLRVIVPVDDMTQLGAVPAPEGATSAAAPQTGSIWPHVEEAIVDAVLAHSSSIVFANSRRLAERLTARFNEIYSERLDAAEQAQLVLAGGDAAAGADAVGTTSAARTAVAAPARPPAELMGGSGQTEGAELLLARAHHGSVSKEQRAMIEDDLKSGRLRCVVATSSLELGIDMGEVDLVVQVESPPSVASGLQRVGRAGHQVGEVSRGIIFPKHRADLIHATVAAERMVSGMIESLQVPANPLDILAQQTIAAVALEPIDAEEWFDAVRRSAPFATLPRSAYEATLDLLAGRYPSDQFAELRPRIIWDRDSGLLTGRPGAQRLAVTSGGTIPDRGLFGVFMVGGDSATGRRVGELDEEMVYESRVGDVFALGATSWRIQEITHDRVLVLPAFGEPGRLPFWKGDGLGRPAELGAAIGAFLREVSALTPAKARARCLAVGLDERAVTNLLAFLDEQRAATRYLPTDQTLVVERFRDELGDWRVILHSPFGLTVHAPWALAVGARVRERFGIDGACVASDDGIVVRIPDTESEPPGADLFVFDPDELEQLVTDEVGGSALFASRFRECAARALLLPRYRPGSRSPLWQQRQKASQLLDVAREYPSFPIILETIRECLQDVYDLPALVALTKQVASRAIRLVETSTDSASPFANALLFGYVAAFMYEGDSPLAERRATALSIDSGLLAELLGRVELRELLDPVVMERTDAELQRLAPDRRARGLEGVADLLRGLGPLTVDEVAARLQAYGVPESAETADAGAPGSGTTDGDDASAPPAATEAEARAHLDTLTAARRALKVGIAGEERWAVIEDAGRLRDALGVPLAPGIPEAFTESVKDPLGDLVSRYARTHGPFTTADVAARFGFGSAIALGALRRLADARRIVEGEFRPHGSGSEWCDAEVLRRLRRRSLAALRHEIEPVDQATLGRFLPAWQHVGGKLRGVDGVVSVIEQLEGARIPASAWETLILPARVSDYHPGMLDELTNAGEVLWAGAGTLAGNDGWVSLHLTDTAPLTLPVPTELETTPLQREILATLGGGGGYFFRQLADSVGSQDDGELIEALWDLVWSGLVSNDTFAPVRSLVSGGKSAHSTRRAAPRARLHRGRALPRATMPSRQGPPTVSGRWSIVPVADTSATRRAHALGETMLERYGVVTRGAVMGENVLGGFALVYKTLSGFEEMGRCRRGYFVEGLGASQFATAGTIDRMRGYVDERERAERGDRSAPTAVTLAATDPANPYGAVLPWPALPEGTGHRPGRKAGGLVVLVDGHLVLYVERGGKSMLVFDPAAAAATATATGQDTGAGDPDAGPTGGSRTASARSAPAGSAQAGSPGARTASAGSAGSSSASGHTGAQRAAPSETVLAATRSLAATVTTGRVPKLAVETVNADFVLGTTVGDALRAAGFTETPRGLRLSA comes from the coding sequence ATGACGGAGATTCTCCAGCGCCTCTCGCCGGCTACCCGCACGTGGTTCACCGGCGCGTTCGACGCTCCCACCGAGGCGCAACTCGGCGCCTGGGATGCCATCTCACGCGGTTCGCACACCCTCGTCGTCGCCCCCACCGGGTCGGGCAAGACCCTGGCAGCGTTCCTCTGGGCGCTCGACCGCTTGTACTCGGCCTCCACGGGTGAGGCCGCCGTGACGGATGCCGCAACCGGCGTCGCACCTGCCTCCACTGATACAGGCACCCGGGTGCTCTACATCTCGCCGCTGAAGGCCCTCGGCGTGGACGTGGAACGCAACCTGCGCGCCCCGCTCGTGGGCATCGGCCAGGCCGCAGAACGGCTGGGCCTGGCGCCGGTGCGGGTGACCGTGGGCGTCCGCAGCGGCGACACCCCGGCGGCCGACCGCCGCACCCTCGTCAAGACGCCGCCCGAGATCCTCATCACCACGCCCGAGTCGCTCTTCCTCATGCTCACGTCCGCCGCCCGGGAGACCCTCCGCGGGGTGGACACCGTGATCATCGACGAGATCCACGCCGTCGCGGCCAGCAAGCGCGGCGCGCACCTCGCCGTGTCGCTGGAGCGCCTGGACGCACTGCTGGCCAAACCCGCCCAGCGCATCGGCCTGTCCGCCACGGTGCGGCCGGCCTCCGAGGTGGCCCGATTCCTCGGCGGGCAGGCTCCCGTGGAGATCGTGGCGCCGAAGAACGAGAAGCGCTTCGACCTGCGAGTCATCGTGCCCGTCGACGACATGACCCAGCTCGGCGCCGTGCCCGCTCCGGAGGGCGCCACCTCCGCCGCGGCCCCGCAGACCGGGTCGATCTGGCCGCACGTGGAGGAGGCGATCGTGGATGCCGTGCTCGCGCACTCCTCCTCGATCGTGTTCGCCAACTCCCGACGCCTGGCCGAGCGGCTCACGGCGCGGTTCAACGAGATCTACAGCGAGCGGCTCGACGCAGCCGAGCAGGCTCAGCTCGTGCTTGCGGGCGGGGATGCCGCCGCCGGCGCGGACGCCGTGGGGACGACATCCGCGGCACGCACGGCCGTCGCGGCACCGGCCCGGCCGCCCGCCGAACTGATGGGCGGCAGCGGCCAGACCGAGGGCGCCGAGCTGCTGCTGGCGCGCGCCCACCACGGATCGGTGAGCAAGGAACAGCGGGCCATGATCGAGGACGACCTCAAGTCCGGGAGACTCCGTTGCGTGGTGGCCACCTCGAGCCTGGAGCTCGGCATCGACATGGGCGAGGTCGACCTGGTGGTGCAGGTGGAGTCGCCGCCGTCGGTGGCCAGCGGCCTGCAGCGCGTGGGCCGGGCCGGCCACCAGGTCGGCGAGGTCTCCCGCGGCATCATCTTCCCCAAACACCGGGCCGACCTGATCCACGCCACCGTCGCGGCCGAGCGGATGGTGTCGGGCATGATCGAATCGCTGCAGGTGCCCGCGAACCCGCTCGACATCCTCGCCCAGCAGACCATCGCCGCGGTCGCCCTCGAACCGATCGACGCCGAAGAGTGGTTCGACGCCGTGCGGCGCAGCGCCCCGTTCGCGACCCTGCCGCGCTCGGCCTACGAGGCCACCCTCGACCTGCTCGCCGGCCGGTACCCGTCCGACCAGTTCGCCGAACTGCGGCCTCGGATCATCTGGGACCGCGACTCCGGCCTGCTCACCGGTCGGCCCGGCGCCCAGCGCCTGGCCGTCACGAGCGGCGGCACCATCCCCGACCGCGGCCTGTTCGGGGTGTTCATGGTCGGCGGCGACTCGGCCACCGGTCGCCGGGTGGGCGAGCTCGACGAGGAGATGGTCTACGAGTCCCGCGTCGGCGACGTGTTCGCGCTCGGAGCCACGAGCTGGCGCATCCAGGAGATCACCCACGACCGGGTGCTCGTGCTGCCCGCGTTCGGCGAACCCGGCCGGCTGCCGTTCTGGAAGGGCGACGGCCTGGGCCGGCCCGCCGAACTCGGCGCGGCCATCGGCGCGTTCCTCCGCGAGGTGTCCGCGCTCACCCCGGCGAAGGCCCGCGCGCGCTGCCTGGCCGTGGGCCTGGACGAGCGGGCCGTCACCAACCTGCTGGCCTTCCTCGACGAACAGCGCGCCGCCACCCGCTACCTGCCCACCGACCAGACCCTCGTGGTCGAGCGGTTCCGCGACGAACTCGGCGACTGGCGGGTCATCCTGCACTCGCCGTTCGGCCTCACCGTGCACGCGCCGTGGGCCCTCGCCGTTGGCGCCCGGGTGCGCGAGCGTTTCGGCATCGACGGCGCCTGCGTCGCGAGCGACGACGGCATCGTCGTGCGCATCCCCGACACCGAGTCGGAGCCGCCCGGCGCCGACCTCTTCGTCTTCGACCCCGACGAACTGGAGCAACTCGTCACCGACGAGGTCGGCGGCTCCGCCCTGTTCGCCTCCCGGTTCCGCGAGTGCGCGGCCCGGGCACTGCTCTTGCCCCGGTACCGGCCGGGCAGCCGCTCACCGCTCTGGCAGCAACGCCAGAAGGCCTCCCAGCTGCTCGACGTGGCCCGCGAATACCCGTCGTTCCCGATCATCCTCGAGACCATCCGCGAATGCCTGCAGGATGTCTACGACCTGCCCGCCCTCGTGGCGCTGACCAAGCAGGTGGCCAGCCGCGCCATCCGCCTGGTGGAGACCAGCACCGACTCGGCCAGCCCGTTCGCCAACGCGCTGCTGTTCGGCTACGTCGCCGCGTTCATGTACGAGGGCGATTCACCGCTGGCCGAACGCCGCGCCACGGCCCTGTCGATCGACTCCGGCCTGCTCGCCGAGCTGCTCGGCCGGGTGGAGCTGCGCGAGTTGCTCGACCCCGTCGTGATGGAACGCACCGACGCCGAACTGCAGCGTCTCGCCCCCGACCGCCGTGCCCGCGGGCTGGAAGGCGTCGCCGACCTGCTCCGCGGCCTCGGCCCGCTCACCGTCGACGAGGTCGCCGCTCGGCTGCAGGCCTACGGCGTGCCCGAGAGCGCTGAGACCGCGGATGCGGGGGCGCCCGGGTCCGGCACGACCGACGGCGACGACGCATCCGCACCGCCCGCCGCCACCGAGGCAGAGGCCCGCGCCCACCTCGACACGCTCACCGCCGCGCGGCGCGCCCTCAAGGTGGGCATCGCCGGCGAGGAACGCTGGGCGGTGATCGAGGACGCCGGCCGGTTGCGCGACGCCCTCGGCGTTCCGCTGGCCCCGGGCATCCCCGAGGCCTTCACCGAGAGTGTGAAAGACCCGCTCGGCGACCTCGTCAGCCGGTACGCCCGCACCCACGGTCCGTTCACCACGGCCGACGTGGCGGCCCGATTCGGGTTCGGCAGCGCCATCGCCCTGGGCGCCCTGCGCCGGCTGGCGGATGCGCGACGCATCGTCGAGGGGGAGTTCCGCCCGCACGGCAGCGGCAGCGAGTGGTGCGACGCCGAGGTACTGCGGCGGCTGCGCCGCCGCTCGCTCGCGGCGTTGCGGCATGAGATCGAACCCGTGGACCAGGCCACCCTCGGCCGGTTCCTGCCGGCCTGGCAGCATGTCGGCGGCAAGCTCCGCGGGGTCGACGGCGTGGTCTCCGTGATCGAACAGCTCGAGGGCGCCCGCATCCCGGCGTCCGCCTGGGAGACCCTGATCCTGCCCGCCCGGGTGAGCGATTACCACCCGGGCATGCTCGACGAACTCACCAACGCGGGCGAGGTGCTCTGGGCCGGCGCCGGTACGCTGGCCGGCAACGACGGCTGGGTGAGCCTGCACCTGACCGACACCGCACCGCTCACCCTGCCCGTTCCCACCGAACTGGAGACCACCCCGTTGCAAAGGGAGATCCTCGCCACCCTGGGCGGCGGCGGGGGCTACTTCTTCCGGCAGCTGGCCGACTCGGTCGGCAGCCAGGACGACGGTGAGCTCATCGAGGCGCTCTGGGACCTCGTCTGGTCCGGCCTGGTGAGCAACGACACCTTCGCCCCGGTGCGCTCGCTGGTCTCCGGCGGCAAGTCGGCGCACTCCACGCGCCGCGCCGCGCCGCGCGCCCGGCTGCACCGTGGCCGTGCCCTGCCCCGGGCCACCATGCCCAGCCGGCAGGGACCGCCCACGGTCTCCGGTCGGTGGTCGATCGTGCCCGTCGCCGACACCTCCGCCACCCGTCGTGCGCACGCCCTGGGCGAGACCATGCTCGAACGTTATGGCGTCGTCACCCGCGGCGCTGTCATGGGTGAGAACGTGCTCGGCGGCTTCGCCCTGGTGTACAAAACCCTCAGTGGCTTCGAGGAGATGGGCCGGTGCCGCCGCGGTTACTTCGTCGAGGGGCTCGGCGCCTCCCAGTTCGCCACCGCCGGCACCATCGACCGGATGCGCGGCTACGTCGACGAGCGTGAGCGCGCCGAGCGCGGCGACCGGTCGGCGCCCACCGCGGTGACCCTCGCCGCCACCGACCCGGCCAACCCGTACGGCGCCGTGCTGCCGTGGCCCGCGCTGCCTGAGGGCACCGGACACCGGCCGGGCCGCAAGGCGGGCGGCCTCGTCGTGCTCGTCGACGGGCACCTGGTGCTCTACGTGGAGCGCGGCGGCAAATCGATGCTCGTATTCGACCCCGCCGCTGCCGCCGCCACCGCCACCGCCACCGGGCAGGACACGGGCGCTGGCGACCCCGACGCGGGTCCCACCGGTGGATCGCGGACCGCGTCCGCGCGGTCGGCCCCGGCCGGTTCTGCGCAGGCTGGCTCGCCTGGGGCACGGACGGCCTCGGCAGGCTCTGCCGGGTCGTCCTCGGCATCTGGCCACACGGGTGCACAACGGGCGGCGCCGTCGGAGACCGTGCTGGCGGCCACCCGCTCGCTGGCCGCGACGGTCACCACCGGAAGGGTGCCCAAGCTCGCCGTGGAAACCGTGAACGCCGACTTCGTGCTCGGCACCACGGTGGGCGACGCCCTGCGCGCGGCCGGCTTCACCGAGACCCCGCGGGGGCTGAGGCTCAGTGCCTGA